In the Phyllopteryx taeniolatus isolate TA_2022b chromosome 1, UOR_Ptae_1.2, whole genome shotgun sequence genome, aaatatcttgtctttgtagtgtcttcaattaaatataggttgaacagaatttgcaaatcattgtactctgtttttagttatgtttaacacaacatcccaacttcattagcaTTTGGATTGTAGATCAAATAGGAGCCGTTTGtccttttaaaatgatgataTATTTACCACTGAATTCAAGCTCAATGCAATCTCCAGAATCATCGTCACTGTTGAAGCGCGTGAAATCAAGATCTGAGCCATCAGTCCAGAAGAAGGCACCGTCCTGGAAGTCAGAAGAACGCATTTCAAtgagtcaagtttatttgcacAGCCCttcatcacaaaagagtctcaaagggcttgaCAGGCCCACATTTGGCAAAGATCGATGCATGTTAAATGCATGCTTGTATGTTCATACCAACATAACACATCACGCAGTATCCTCGTTGAATTTTCGACATCTTGATGATGACAACAATTAATATCTCCTCTCACCAGCTGATGCTGAAAATGTTGTTCAATCGCTTGTAACATTTAACAGGATTATTGTCACTCtatggcacggtggccgaccggttagcacatctgcttcacagttctgagaaccgcggttcaaatcccggtctcacctgtgtggagtttgcatgttctccccatgcctgcgggggttttctccgggtactctggtttcctcccacatcccaaaaacattcatggtaggttgatgcaagactctaaattgcccgtaggtgtgaatgtgagtacgaatggttgtttgtttctatgtgccctgcgattggatggcgaccggttcagggtgtatccctcCTCACGCCCAAAgataggataggctccagcacgcccgcgacccgtgtgaggagaagcggaacggaagatggatggatggattgtcacTCGAGTGGCAGGCCGCTGCGACGAGTTTCTGAAGACACTCGGACTGGTCTTCGTTGACGCTGCTCGAGTGCCGACTAGGACAAGGAGAATCGGTCGCCTTTCTTATGTACTACCTCCACTGCAAAGACTcccttaaaaatgtcaaattcaaGTGAAAATTATTGTGCAAAATCAGTCAATGGCCACGCACCACTGCATCTTAAAGAACTTGTCTTGGTTCTGTTCAAGATTTAGACGACTTTGTATGTGATAGATTTTTACACTCACGCTTTTTATTTGGCAATAGAAAAATTGTATGATGCCGCGTACTATAAGTGTAACAGCTGTGCCATCACCCGAGGGATTTGCAGCCTGAATACTATCAATTCGAAAATATGAGCTCAAGATTTGTCCGTGTTTCAACAACACAACATCTCAGCATTGACATTGTTgtacaaatgtgtttaaatgctTAAGTGTCAATGGTTACTGGAGATTGTTAGTTACTTATTTGAAGAATTTGTTTCACCTCTATCGCTTCGTGCAGTCCCATCCAAACATCCTCAGTAGAGTCAGAGGCTGCCCGAATCAGTTCGAGAACGACGGCATACTCCAAAGCGTTGTGGACCGAGGCCAGATTCCCACCGAGAATGTTGCAGACGCTCTACAAGAACAAACAACAACCCAATTAGAAAAATCGGAAAATATTCAATGTGGAAGACAAAAGACTAAAATACCGAAGACTTTCACTTTCTACAGATTGTGTATGTACAAACTTCATTCACATCGATCCATGATACTTAGATAATGAACAGACAAACAGATAAATCACTGGTTTCAAAGCAGGGAAATGGTTTAGCACTACAACTAAATAAATgttgtaatgtaaatgttttgtataCCTCTGCATCTGCAAACTGCCTGCCTTTATCTTGGTATATGAAACAGCGACAATCCACCTGAGTCCAGCCTTTAGGACAGCAGTTTTCTGCAATACAATTGTTGTTTCAGGGAGAAAATGACCTATGTTGATTAAATCCGGTATCAAATGCTGACAAAAtcacaaaattgttttgatttgatttgatttacttggttgttgtttttttagtattGAGACACAGTGACCAACCTTTTACTTTACTGGATGGTTTAGACCACTGTCAAGAGGAAAAGTATGTCGTTAAAATCAGACTGCTGAAAAGTGACACAAATGAAGTCAGCAACAGTAAATTTATAtagtataataaaaatataatagtaatagtaaataTGCATTTCTTGAAGTCAGCAGCTGAGGTTTTGACTTACGGCTCCAGTCAAAAGTCCACCGATCCCACATAGAAGGAACAAGGAGCGAAGAGTAAATGCCATCTGCGCAACGACAGAACAAGAATTTCAGAATTACACTCGTATTTGaacaaaaagcttgaaaaagtTGAGTTTGAGAAGGTGTGCAAACTCTACCTTTGCAGTCGCGATGCTTAACGCTGAGGATGTCTGTGATCAAATGAGCAGCAATTCTATTATATGTGCTTGTTGTAGCTCTGGAATGTTCTCTTGGTGTCGTAATCAATGACTTCAAAAGCATACTATGCAGTCTTTGCTTTGATAATGTGACCACACACCAAACCATGCAATTAGAGACCTTAATTTAGTTTTTGGCAAGCCTCACCATGAGCATCGTCTCATATTTGGagccactccagtgagagttggagatcacggcttgatgaagccaacagaaccacatcatctgccaaaagcagaaatgcaatactgacgccaccaaaccggaccccctctacgccttggctgcgcctagaaattctctccataaa is a window encoding:
- the LOC133481825 gene encoding galactose-specific lectin nattectin-like, producing MAFTLRSLFLLCGIGGLLTGAWSKPSSKVKENCCPKGWTQVDCRCFIYQDKGRQFADAESVCNILGGNLASVHNALEYAVVLELIRAASDSTEDVWMGLHEAIEDGAFFWTDGSDLDFTRFNSDDDSGDCIELEFSDGLWDNDLCTDNNRFVCAQDADLCYH